The following coding sequences lie in one Desulfobaccales bacterium genomic window:
- a CDS encoding AsnC family transcriptional regulator, whose translation MDAVDRAILNEIQSHFPIVPRPYAEVGERVGVSEAEVLRRVQALVEAGVIRRIGANFTSRRLGYTSTLCAAHVPPAELEGFVEVVNRYPGVTHNYLRRHHYNVWFTLIAPSKARLEEILAEISRESGVEILSLPAVEVFKIKVDFPV comes from the coding sequence ATGGATGCTGTGGACCGGGCCATTCTGAATGAGATCCAGTCGCATTTTCCCATTGTGCCTCGGCCTTATGCCGAAGTAGGGGAGCGGGTGGGGGTGAGCGAGGCGGAGGTGTTGAGGCGGGTGCAGGCCCTGGTGGAGGCCGGGGTCATCCGCCGCATCGGCGCCAATTTCACCTCCCGCCGCCTGGGCTATACCAGCACCCTGTGTGCCGCCCACGTGCCGCCGGCGGAGCTGGAGGGATTCGTGGAGGTGGTGAACCGCTATCCCGGGGTGACGCACAATTATCTGCGGCGCCATCATTACAACGTCTGGTTCACCCTGATTGCGCCCTCCAAAGCCCGGCTGGAGGAGATTTTGGCGGAGATCTCCCGGGAGAGCGGGGTGGAGATCTTAAGCCTCCCCGCCGTGGAGGTCTTCAAGATCAAGGTGGATTTTCCGGTGTAG